In Micromonospora sp. WMMA1363, a genomic segment contains:
- the soxR gene encoding redox-sensitive transcriptional activator SoxR, which translates to MHDSLTIGQLAERSGVAPSALRYYERLGLIRAARTGGNQRRYARAELRRVAFIRISQQVGISLDEIRAALDSLPASRTPTPADWARLSRAWRDRLDERIRLLGKLRDDLDGCIGCGCLSLRRCTLYNPGDELGGEGAGARLVLPR; encoded by the coding sequence ATGCACGATTCACTGACCATCGGCCAGCTCGCCGAGCGCAGCGGCGTGGCGCCCTCCGCCCTGCGCTACTACGAGCGGCTCGGGCTGATCCGGGCCGCGCGTACCGGCGGCAACCAGCGCCGGTACGCGCGGGCCGAGCTGCGTAGGGTGGCGTTCATCCGGATCTCGCAGCAGGTCGGTATCTCGCTGGACGAGATCCGCGCCGCGCTCGACTCGCTACCCGCCTCGCGAACCCCCACCCCCGCGGACTGGGCCCGCCTCTCCCGTGCCTGGCGGGACCGGCTGGACGAGCGGATCCGGCTCCTCGGCAAGCTCCGCGACGACCTGGACGGCTGCATCGGCTGCGGCTGTCTGTCGTTGCGGCGCTGCACCCTCTACAACCCCGGGGACGAACTGGGCGGCGAGGGGGCCGGCGCGCGTCTCGTGCTGCCGCGCTAG
- a CDS encoding NAD(P)H-quinone oxidoreductase, whose translation MRAITIPDPGGPDALVWAEVPDPEPGPGEVIVDVRASAVNRADLLQRQGYYPPPPGAPEYPGLECSGVVGATAPDVSGWEVGQPVCALLAGGGYAERVAVPAGQVLPVPAGIDLVDAAALPEVACTVWSNVVQLARLTAGETLLVHGGGSGVGTFAIQLGSALGATVVVTARSAKHDQVRELGAAHVIDYREQDFVEEIRRVTGGQGADVILDIMGASYLGRNVAALATGGRLVVIGMQGGRKGELDVGALLAKRGTVAATALRSRPLAEKAEIVRGVREQVWPLVAAGTIRPVVDRRLPMVDAAAAHRRVESNEHVGKVLLTVP comes from the coding sequence ATGCGTGCGATCACGATCCCGGATCCCGGCGGACCTGACGCGTTGGTCTGGGCCGAGGTGCCTGACCCGGAGCCCGGCCCCGGCGAGGTGATCGTCGATGTACGGGCCAGCGCGGTTAACCGCGCCGACCTGCTGCAACGGCAGGGGTACTACCCGCCGCCACCGGGCGCGCCGGAATACCCGGGTCTGGAGTGCTCCGGGGTGGTCGGCGCGACCGCCCCCGACGTATCCGGTTGGGAGGTCGGCCAACCGGTGTGCGCGCTGCTGGCCGGCGGCGGATACGCGGAGCGGGTGGCCGTACCGGCCGGGCAGGTGCTGCCGGTGCCGGCGGGCATCGACCTGGTGGACGCGGCAGCCCTGCCCGAGGTGGCCTGCACGGTCTGGTCGAACGTGGTGCAGCTGGCCAGGTTGACGGCGGGCGAGACGCTGCTGGTGCACGGCGGCGGCAGCGGGGTCGGCACCTTCGCGATCCAGCTCGGGTCGGCGCTCGGCGCGACGGTCGTGGTGACCGCCCGGTCGGCCAAGCACGACCAGGTGCGGGAACTGGGCGCCGCTCACGTGATCGACTACCGGGAGCAGGACTTCGTCGAGGAGATCCGGCGGGTAACCGGCGGTCAGGGCGCGGACGTGATCCTCGACATCATGGGCGCGTCCTACCTCGGGCGGAACGTGGCCGCCCTGGCCACCGGCGGCCGGCTCGTGGTGATCGGCATGCAGGGTGGCCGAAAGGGAGAGCTGGACGTCGGCGCGCTGCTGGCCAAGCGGGGGACGGTGGCCGCGACGGCGCTGCGCTCGCGACCGCTGGCGGAGAAGGCGGAGATCGTCCGGGGGGTTCGCGAGCAGGTGTGGCCGCTGGTGGCGGCGGGGACGATCCGCCCGGTCGTGGACCGTCGGCTGCCGATGGTGGACGCCGCCGCGGCACACCGCCGGGTGGAGTCGAACGAGCACGTCGGCAAGGTGCTGCTGACTGTCCCCTAG
- a CDS encoding sulfotransferase domain-containing protein: protein MLEAHNTRLRLTVPVAARCEFENIYHYTVHKTGSQWIKALFSDSVVYRYSGLLPYVPRLSTGRQRSVPPPGHIALSAFLPYERYRAIPKPDKHRAFFVLRDPRDIVVSSYFSLRKSHAPMGDIPTVRKTLQGIPMKDGLLHVIKYLSEKGLYRTLRSWALAPSSDTFHLFRYEDLTGERQQDEMDRLLRHCGIFIPPPELEALVSRYSFSKMRKEQGGTQSNSHYRKGKAGDWRNHFDDEVSEAFVAATGDLVEILGYPATR from the coding sequence ATGCTTGAAGCGCACAATACGAGACTGCGACTCACAGTTCCGGTGGCCGCGCGCTGCGAGTTCGAGAATATCTACCACTACACGGTACACAAGACCGGAAGTCAATGGATAAAGGCCCTGTTCAGCGATTCCGTCGTTTATCGCTACTCCGGACTACTGCCCTACGTTCCACGACTTTCCACGGGGCGTCAGCGGTCCGTGCCACCACCCGGCCACATAGCCCTGTCCGCATTCCTCCCCTACGAGCGCTACCGGGCCATCCCAAAACCCGACAAACATCGCGCGTTTTTCGTGCTTCGAGACCCACGCGACATCGTAGTTTCGAGCTACTTCTCGCTCCGAAAGTCGCATGCACCGATGGGCGACATACCCACGGTGCGGAAGACCCTCCAGGGAATTCCGATGAAAGACGGGCTGCTCCATGTCATCAAATACCTTTCCGAAAAGGGCCTTTACCGGACGCTCCGATCGTGGGCACTTGCTCCGAGTTCGGACACGTTCCACCTGTTCCGATACGAAGACCTAACCGGGGAACGACAGCAGGATGAGATGGATCGACTGCTGCGCCACTGCGGCATCTTCATCCCACCACCCGAGCTGGAAGCCCTTGTCTCCCGCTACAGCTTCTCGAAAATGCGGAAGGAACAAGGAGGCACCCAATCAAATTCGCACTACCGAAAAGGAAAAGCCGGCGACTGGCGCAACCACTTCGACGACGAGGTCTCGGAGGCTTTCGTCGCGGCAACCGGCGATCTCGTCGAGATTCTCGGCTACCCCGCCACGCGGTGA
- a CDS encoding ISAs1 family transposase: MSSSLTEIVLPHRPPSLPSPVVVTGSDRDSDRRSLFVALAVINDPRDPRGRRYPLVSVLAAAVCAVLAGACTFAAVADWMRFQDESVWTRLGFDGRVPAATTVWRLLIRLDAEVLSQVLACWLRERAGPVVIGGRRGRLVIAIDGKVARGARLADGRQVHLLSAYDTSTGIVLAQVQITAKSNEIPAFTPLLRLVAAVLGSLKDVLVVADALHAQTGHADLLASADAHLMVPIKANQPKLFAQLKALPWAQVPVGAQTRETGHGRKETRTVKALTVKTPGGLGFPNAEQAVRITRTRTIKGKTTRETEYLTISLPADQAQPADLGTWARSEWHIENRLHHVRDVTLREDAHQARTHNGPAVFATLRNTAIGYHHTDGATNIAEATRRASHRPHELIDAVTTGKPTVTSSNTTMQ, from the coding sequence ATGTCATCATCACTGACCGAGATCGTGCTGCCGCACCGACCCCCCAGCCTGCCGTCACCGGTTGTGGTCACCGGTAGCGACCGTGACAGTGACCGCCGCAGCTTGTTCGTGGCGTTGGCGGTCATCAACGACCCGCGCGATCCGCGGGGCCGGCGGTATCCGCTGGTCAGTGTCCTGGCGGCGGCGGTGTGCGCGGTACTCGCCGGGGCGTGCACGTTCGCCGCGGTCGCGGACTGGATGCGCTTCCAGGACGAGTCGGTGTGGACCCGGCTCGGGTTCGACGGCCGGGTACCGGCCGCGACGACGGTGTGGCGGCTGCTGATCCGGCTCGACGCCGAGGTGTTGTCGCAGGTCCTCGCGTGTTGGTTGCGGGAGCGGGCCGGGCCGGTCGTGATCGGCGGGCGCCGGGGGCGACTCGTCATCGCCATCGACGGGAAGGTCGCCCGGGGTGCCCGCCTCGCCGACGGGCGGCAGGTGCATCTGCTCTCGGCCTACGACACCAGCACCGGGATCGTGCTCGCCCAGGTTCAGATCACGGCGAAGTCGAACGAAATCCCGGCGTTCACCCCACTACTACGCCTGGTTGCGGCCGTGCTGGGATCCCTGAAGGACGTCCTGGTCGTCGCCGACGCGCTGCACGCCCAGACCGGGCACGCCGATCTGCTCGCCTCCGCCGACGCTCATCTGATGGTCCCGATCAAGGCCAACCAACCCAAGCTGTTCGCCCAGCTCAAGGCCCTGCCCTGGGCGCAGGTCCCGGTCGGGGCACAGACCCGCGAGACCGGTCACGGCCGCAAAGAGACCCGCACCGTCAAGGCACTCACCGTCAAGACCCCCGGCGGGCTGGGCTTTCCCAACGCCGAACAGGCCGTCCGGATCACCCGGACCCGCACGATCAAGGGCAAGACCACTCGCGAAACGGAGTACCTGACTATCTCGCTGCCCGCCGACCAGGCCCAACCCGCCGACCTCGGCACCTGGGCGCGCTCTGAATGGCATATCGAGAACCGCCTACATCACGTCCGAGACGTCACGCTACGTGAAGACGCCCACCAGGCCAGGACCCACAACGGTCCTGCCGTGTTCGCCACCCTCCGTAACACCGCAATCGGATACCACCACACCGACGGCGCCACCAACATCGCCGAAGCAACTCGCCGGGCCAGTCACCGCCCACACGAGCTCATCGACGCCGTGACTACCGGAAAACCGACCGTGACCAGCAGCAACACGACAATGCAATAG
- a CDS encoding YbhB/YbcL family Raf kinase inhibitor-like protein produces MTLERPIAPDPYELLPTVPSFTLTSDDVHNGEPMEAAYAHPSVGGDNVSPQLAWSDFPAGAKGFVVTCFDPDAPTGSGFWHWVLVNLPPAVTHLPRGASGAELAGAFTVRNDYGEQGYGGAAPPPGDRPHRYVFAVHALDVERLDVTPDATPAYVGFNLAFHTLARAVIRPTYQVKQ; encoded by the coding sequence ATGACCCTAGAACGACCGATCGCCCCGGACCCGTACGAACTGCTGCCGACGGTGCCGTCGTTCACCCTCACCAGTGACGACGTGCACAACGGCGAGCCGATGGAGGCCGCGTACGCGCACCCGAGCGTCGGTGGCGACAACGTCTCTCCGCAGCTCGCCTGGTCGGACTTCCCGGCCGGGGCCAAGGGTTTCGTGGTGACCTGCTTCGACCCGGACGCGCCGACCGGCAGCGGCTTCTGGCACTGGGTGCTGGTCAACCTGCCACCCGCCGTGACACACCTTCCCCGGGGCGCGAGCGGCGCCGAGCTGGCCGGCGCGTTCACGGTGCGGAACGACTACGGCGAGCAGGGCTACGGGGGTGCCGCCCCGCCGCCGGGTGACCGCCCGCACCGTTACGTCTTCGCGGTGCACGCCCTGGACGTCGAGCGGCTCGACGTCACCCCCGACGCCACCCCGGCGTACGTGGGCTTCAACCTGGCCTTCCACACCCTGGCCCGTGCCGTCATCCGCCCCACCTACCAGGTCAAGCAGTAG
- a CDS encoding methyltransferase domain-containing protein, with protein MQSEVLEGLATAVNHRRWFVELALPYLGDNPIEIGSGLGDYALEWAERLPHFTATEADPDRLVMLKDRLAAEPSVEVREMLLPHSERGDYSAVVSYNVLEHIEDHVGALRSMRDLVRPGAAVIIIVPAFQFAMSPADIATGHVRRYTKKTLTAAMTEAGLTVERINYANALGLIGYFMATKVFRLMPKEGPMVKAYDALILPVTKAAEQRFRPPFGQSVFAVARALP; from the coding sequence GTGCAGTCCGAGGTCCTGGAGGGCCTCGCGACCGCGGTGAACCATCGCCGCTGGTTCGTCGAGCTCGCCCTGCCGTACCTCGGTGACAACCCGATCGAGATCGGCAGCGGTCTCGGCGACTACGCTCTGGAGTGGGCCGAGCGGCTGCCGCACTTCACCGCGACCGAGGCCGACCCCGATCGGCTGGTCATGTTGAAGGACCGCCTCGCCGCCGAGCCGTCCGTCGAGGTACGGGAGATGCTGCTTCCCCACTCGGAGCGCGGCGACTACAGCGCCGTTGTGTCGTACAACGTGCTGGAGCACATCGAGGACCACGTCGGCGCACTGCGCAGCATGCGGGACCTGGTCCGGCCCGGCGCAGCGGTGATCATCATCGTGCCGGCCTTCCAGTTCGCGATGAGCCCAGCCGACATCGCCACCGGCCACGTCCGGCGCTACACGAAGAAGACCCTGACAGCCGCGATGACCGAGGCCGGTCTGACGGTGGAGAGAATCAACTACGCAAACGCCCTCGGTCTGATCGGCTACTTCATGGCGACAAAGGTCTTCCGGCTGATGCCGAAGGAAGGCCCGATGGTCAAGGCCTACGACGCCCTGATCCTTCCGGTCACGAAGGCGGCCGAACAGCGCTTCCGTCCCCCGTTCGGCCAGTCCGTCTTCGCTGTCGCCCGCGCCCTCCCCTAA
- a CDS encoding ISKra4 family transposase produces the protein MVDFLSGEHAAGMTHAELEERLHTDGMRLLCQLLQDSLDLRASREERLDEVTDADSHLRGWAERGRQRTLATRFGEVVVTRIAYRARARADLNPADAVLNLPVEKHSHGLRRLAAAEAARGSFTDAAAAIERATTVRIGKRQVEALAAAAAIDVDAFYTAHAPDWSADDDVLALSFDAKGVVMRPDGLRAGTAKAAVSQKLAGRRSKGEKRNRKRMCEVAAVFDVTGKPRTIADILPEDPEAAQTATPAPVTSGKWLHASVTDDAAAVIAAGFAEADRRDPDHARTWIALVDGNTHQIDRIHAEAKTRKITLPVVVDFIHVIEYLWKATWCFHPEGDPNAERWVRAQARQVLAGRAGIVAAAIRRKATYHGLDPGKRKPADVAAAYLLAKKPYLDYPTALANGWPIATGVIEGACRHLVKDRMDVTGARWGLDGAEAILKLRTLISNGDFDQYWTWHLAQEQQRIHNSRYLGGAIPQ, from the coding sequence ATGGTGGACTTCCTGTCCGGTGAGCATGCGGCGGGGATGACTCACGCCGAACTGGAGGAGCGGCTGCATACCGATGGCATGCGGTTGCTGTGTCAGTTGTTGCAGGACAGTCTGGATCTTCGTGCCAGTCGGGAGGAACGGCTCGACGAGGTGACCGACGCCGATAGCCATCTGCGGGGGTGGGCCGAGCGGGGGCGGCAGCGGACGCTGGCCACCCGGTTCGGTGAGGTGGTGGTGACGCGTATCGCCTACCGGGCGCGGGCGCGGGCCGATCTGAACCCGGCGGACGCGGTGTTGAACCTGCCCGTGGAGAAGCACTCGCATGGACTGCGCCGGTTGGCCGCGGCCGAGGCGGCCCGCGGCTCGTTCACCGACGCGGCGGCCGCGATTGAGCGGGCCACCACGGTGCGTATCGGGAAACGGCAGGTCGAGGCGTTGGCCGCCGCAGCGGCGATAGATGTGGATGCCTTCTACACCGCCCACGCCCCGGACTGGTCGGCCGATGATGATGTGCTGGCGTTGTCCTTCGACGCCAAAGGGGTGGTGATGCGCCCCGACGGGCTCCGCGCGGGCACCGCCAAGGCCGCGGTCAGCCAGAAACTGGCCGGCCGCCGGTCCAAGGGCGAGAAACGCAACCGCAAGCGGATGTGCGAGGTCGCCGCGGTCTTCGACGTGACCGGCAAGCCGCGCACCATCGCCGACATCCTGCCCGAGGACCCCGAAGCGGCCCAAACTGCTACCCCGGCGCCGGTCACCTCCGGCAAGTGGCTGCACGCCAGCGTGACCGACGACGCCGCGGCGGTGATCGCCGCCGGGTTCGCCGAGGCCGACCGCCGCGACCCCGACCACGCTCGGACCTGGATCGCCCTGGTCGACGGCAACACCCACCAGATCGACCGGATCCACGCCGAGGCCAAAACCCGCAAGATCACCTTGCCGGTTGTTGTGGACTTCATCCACGTCATCGAGTACCTCTGGAAGGCCACCTGGTGTTTCCACCCGGAGGGCGACCCGAACGCCGAACGGTGGGTCCGCGCCCAGGCCCGGCAGGTGTTGGCCGGACGGGCCGGCATAGTCGCCGCAGCCATCCGACGCAAGGCCACCTACCACGGCCTGGACCCCGGCAAACGCAAACCCGCCGATGTCGCCGCCGCCTACCTGCTGGCCAAAAAACCGTACCTGGACTACCCGACCGCGCTGGCCAACGGGTGGCCGATCGCCACCGGGGTGATCGAAGGCGCCTGCCGCCACCTGGTCAAAGATCGTATGGACGTCACCGGCGCTCGCTGGGGCCTCGACGGCGCCGAAGCAATCCTCAAACTCCGCACCCTGATCAGCAACGGCGACTTCGACCAGTACTGGACCTGGCACCTGGCCCAGGAACAACAACGCATCCACAACAGCCGCTACCTCGGCGGTGCCATCCCACAATAG
- a CDS encoding IucA/IucC family C-terminal-domain containing protein, with amino-acid sequence MPGRLTAATLAPITAALRQMFGTDDVPGLAPGLLVTDEFGWDPATRLLDGTRLPELLRAASRQWGGSPHACAALAWKSYSYWAALPVVLGWASARRVPLLDPADTLIHFEDHRALPTMGLRPSTTVAVLPADPLALAGLPEVRVVPGEAELLGALRASLLDAHLAPMISAIQAEVRIGTRTLLGSVASGIAHGILRAADGLPGSSVATIDTLLGALDLRDLVDLVPGPSGEPTVQRRTCCLAFTLPQPKTCQGCCVRHT; translated from the coding sequence ATGCCGGGGCGACTGACCGCCGCTACGCTGGCCCCGATCACCGCTGCCCTGCGGCAGATGTTCGGCACCGACGACGTGCCCGGGCTCGCCCCCGGCCTGCTGGTGACCGACGAGTTCGGTTGGGACCCCGCCACGAGGCTGCTCGACGGCACTCGACTCCCCGAACTCCTACGCGCGGCCAGCCGACAATGGGGTGGCAGCCCGCACGCCTGCGCCGCGCTCGCCTGGAAGTCGTACAGCTACTGGGCGGCGCTGCCGGTGGTGCTGGGTTGGGCCTCGGCCCGACGGGTCCCGCTGCTCGACCCCGCCGACACGTTGATCCATTTCGAGGACCACCGGGCGCTGCCGACGATGGGCCTGCGCCCGTCGACCACCGTCGCCGTCCTGCCGGCGGACCCGCTGGCGCTGGCCGGCCTCCCCGAGGTACGGGTTGTGCCGGGTGAGGCGGAGCTGCTCGGCGCGCTCCGGGCGTCGCTGCTCGACGCCCACCTCGCCCCGATGATCTCGGCGATCCAGGCCGAGGTGCGGATCGGCACCCGGACGCTGCTCGGTTCGGTGGCTTCCGGCATCGCGCACGGAATCCTGCGCGCCGCCGACGGTCTGCCCGGCTCGTCGGTCGCGACAATCGACACCCTGCTCGGGGCACTCGACCTGCGGGACCTGGTGGATCTGGTCCCCGGCCCGTCCGGCGAGCCGACCGTGCAACGCCGCACCTGCTGCCTGGCGTTCACCCTCCCCCAGCCCAAGACCTGCCAGGGCTGCTGCGTCCGGCACACCTGA
- a CDS encoding peptide deformylase, which translates to MTTSPLDRAADSFAAELARYRTGRGLSKKQLATLMGFDPSYVSHVEGRRHRPTEDFARRAEAVLEASGAIWQRFREYDELRHARGDKAHHREPHAPGQWLPPGTGLIVEREQATLSYTDEAYTCVIRRELYNAGTEPVTRYLVRVAVDRYPTDPGRSNRHHREHPLTFGELQLRAYRLDGDEREAMHWRAKHDRDAFKEIWLLFENSDRRFPLYPGDRATIEYAYHVGADKWGPWFQRAVRVPTRHLAVRLDLPAALDPQVWGAETSLSAEEGPLRTPVAQHAEGDRAIFDWATDAPPLNARYRMQWRFRARPEGESEDPGRVRPSDRMRGLGIVQRGDDLLRRPTQPFDLPHEEQVARDTVDRMTATLLRLDELHPFGKGVGIAAPQLGIARAAAVVRPPDRDAEPVVLLNPRVVDESLDVDEQYEGCLSFFDHRGLVPRPLRIDVEHAHVDGGRIITSFEYGMARLVAHEIDHLEGHLYVDRMAPGTPLVPVEEYHHSGLPWRYRHPSAGA; encoded by the coding sequence ATGACGACCTCACCGCTCGATCGGGCTGCCGACTCATTCGCCGCCGAACTCGCCCGCTACCGGACCGGGCGGGGACTGTCCAAGAAACAGCTCGCGACGCTGATGGGGTTCGACCCGTCGTACGTCAGCCACGTCGAGGGGCGGCGACACCGCCCCACCGAGGACTTCGCCCGGCGCGCGGAGGCCGTCCTGGAGGCCAGCGGAGCGATCTGGCAGCGCTTCCGGGAGTACGACGAACTGCGGCACGCCCGCGGCGACAAAGCCCACCATCGGGAACCGCATGCCCCGGGGCAATGGCTCCCGCCCGGAACCGGACTCATCGTCGAGCGGGAACAGGCCACGCTCTCATACACCGACGAGGCGTACACGTGTGTGATCCGGCGAGAGTTGTACAACGCGGGTACCGAGCCGGTTACCCGCTACCTGGTGCGGGTGGCCGTCGACCGCTACCCGACCGACCCCGGCCGCTCCAACCGGCACCACCGGGAACACCCGCTCACCTTCGGCGAGTTGCAACTGCGGGCGTACCGGCTGGACGGCGACGAGCGCGAGGCCATGCACTGGCGGGCCAAGCACGACCGGGACGCGTTCAAGGAGATCTGGCTGCTCTTCGAGAACTCCGACCGCCGCTTCCCCCTCTACCCGGGCGACCGGGCCACCATCGAGTACGCCTACCACGTCGGGGCGGACAAGTGGGGCCCCTGGTTCCAGCGCGCCGTCCGGGTACCCACCCGGCACCTGGCCGTACGCCTGGACCTGCCAGCGGCACTCGACCCGCAGGTCTGGGGCGCGGAGACCTCGCTCTCGGCGGAGGAGGGCCCGCTGCGCACCCCGGTGGCCCAGCACGCGGAGGGCGACCGGGCGATCTTCGACTGGGCGACCGACGCCCCGCCGCTGAACGCCCGCTACCGGATGCAGTGGCGGTTCCGGGCCCGGCCCGAGGGCGAGTCGGAGGATCCCGGCCGGGTCCGCCCCAGCGACCGGATGCGCGGCCTCGGCATCGTCCAGCGCGGTGACGACCTGCTGCGCCGACCCACCCAACCGTTCGACCTACCGCACGAGGAGCAGGTGGCCCGGGACACGGTCGACCGGATGACCGCGACACTGCTCCGCCTGGACGAGCTGCACCCGTTCGGCAAGGGGGTCGGCATCGCCGCCCCGCAACTCGGCATCGCGCGGGCCGCCGCCGTGGTTCGGCCCCCGGACCGAGACGCCGAACCGGTGGTCCTACTCAACCCCCGGGTGGTCGACGAGTCACTCGACGTTGACGAACAGTACGAGGGATGCCTCTCCTTCTTCGACCACCGCGGCCTGGTGCCCCGCCCGCTGCGCATCGACGTCGAACATGCCCATGTCGACGGCGGCCGGATCATCACCTCGTTCGAGTACGGCATGGCGCGCCTCGTGGCACACGAGATCGACCACCTTGAGGGGCACCTCTACGTTGACCGGATGGCACCAGGCACGCCCCTGGTGCCGGTCGAGGAGTATCACCACTCCGGGTTGCCCTGGCGCTACCGACACCCGTCGGCCGGGGCCTGA